In the genome of Denticeps clupeoides chromosome 13, fDenClu1.1, whole genome shotgun sequence, one region contains:
- the lhx1a gene encoding LIM/homeobox protein Lhx1: protein MSRYPRCADNARVVGAPPKTMVHCAGCERPILDRFLLNVLDRAWHVKCVQCCECKCNLTEKCFSREGKLYCKNDFFRRFGTKCAGCSQGISPSDLVRRARSKVFHLNCFTCMMCNKQLSTGEELYIIDENKFVCKEDYLSSANGKDASVFSVTACSDPSLSPDSQDQLQDDVKDSEIANLSDKETVNNENDDQNLGGKRRGPRTTIKAKQLETLKAAFAATPKPTRHIREQLAQETGLNMRVIQVWFQNRRSKERRMKQLSALGARRHAFFRSPRRMRTLVDRLEPGELIPNGPFSYYGDYQSEYYGPGGNYDFFPQGPPSSQAQTPVDLPFVPSSGPTGTPLGGMDHPIPGHHPSSEVQRFSDIMSHHPGDSPSPEPGIPGPLHSMSSDVFGPSPSFTSLSLNGSGYSNHLSHPPSEMNEGTVW, encoded by the exons ATGAGCAGATACCCACGGTGCGCAGACAACGCTCGAGTCGTGGGGGCGCCGCCAAAGACCATGGTGCACTGCGCGGGCTGCGAGAGGCCCATCCTGGACCGGTTCCTGCTCAACGTGCTGGACCGCGCCTGGCACGTCAAGTGCGTGCAGTGCTGCGAGTGTAAATGCAACCTGACGGAGAAGTGCTTCTCGCGGGAGGGGAAGCTGTACTGCAAGAACGACTTCTTCAG GCGCTTCGGCACCAAGTGCGCCGGCTGCTCCCAGGGCATCTCGCCCAGCGACCTGGTCCGCCGGGCGCGCAGCAAAGTGTTCCACCTCAACTGCTTCACCTGCATGATGTGCAACAAGCAGCTGTCCACGGGCGAGGAGCTCTACATCATCGACGAGAACAAGTTCGTGTGCAAGGAGGACTACCTGAGCAGCGCGAACGGCAAGGACGCGAGCGTCTTCTCAG TGACAGCCTGCAGCGACCCCAGCCTGTCCCCGGACTCGCAGGACCAGCTGCAGGACGACGTGAAGGACTCGGAGATCGCCAACCTGTCCGACAAGGAGACGGTGAACAACGAGAACGACGACCAGAACCTGGGGGGCAAGCGGCGGGGACCGCGGACCACCATCAAAGCCAAGCAGCTGGAGACGCTGAAAGCCGCGTTCGCGGCCACGCCCAAACCCACGAGGCACATCAGGGAGCAGCTGGCGCAGGAGACCGGCCTCAACATGCGGGTCATCCAG gtctggttccagaaccggcgGTCCAAAGAACGGCGGATGAAGCAGCTGAGCGCGCTGGGCGCGCGGAGACACGCCTTCTTCCGGAGCCCGCGGAGGATGAGGACCCTCGTGGACCGCCTCGAACCCGGGGAGCTCATTCCGAACGGCCCGTTCTCGTACTACGGAG ATTACCAGAGCGAGTACTACGGTCCCGGCGGGAACTACGACTTCTTCCCCCAAGGACCCCCATCCTCACAGGCCCAGACCCCAGTGGACCTTCCCTTCGTGCCGTCCTCCGGACCCACGGGCACCCCCCTCGGGGGCATGGACCATCCAATCCCGGGCCACCACCCGTCCAGTGAAGTACAGCGCTTTTCAGACATCATGTCCCACCACCCGGGGGACTCGCCCAGCCCGGAGCCCGGGATCCCAGGGCCCCTGCACAGCATGTCGTCCGACGTGTTCGGCCCCAGCCCGTCCTTTACCTCTCTGTCACTCAACGGAAGTGGATACAGCAACCACCTGTCACACCCCCCCTCAGAAATGAACGAAGGCACCGTTTGGTAG